Proteins found in one Planococcus citri chromosome 2, ihPlaCitr1.1, whole genome shotgun sequence genomic segment:
- the LOC135835266 gene encoding arginine-glutamic acid dipeptide repeats protein-like isoform X2, translating into MGSTQGEIRVGPSHQAKLPDNRLNGTDSSPDPEFSKEREEIRWVPSMALDGDLVMYLRAARSMAAFAGMCDGGSAEDGCIAASRDGTTINAMDVLHDSNYDPGKALQALVKCPVPKSIEKKWTEEETKRFVKGLRQFGKNFFRIKKDLLPHKDTPELVEFYYLWKKTPGANNNRPHRRRRQGSLRRNRNTRNTRGGTPKEEVSSNSSRPSPSSKDQGEASSGSDDDNDNSYDDSDSRENGGYRCQHCFTTSSRDWLHAPNGPKQGALLCYNCRTYYKQYGELPPANRSETYLFQPVQNESPEGSPGRMRTRNKAKETPTKEKSTKAKRSETTTPEPESDKKFSNSTADCKSPSNVNSPSDKSKRKSKPEQSSSRKRTNIMQSDSAPKRKRGPDSGSGESDSESLLDEVDSNSPAQNVEEKPKSEIPVAPPLLPIAELARQDETDVKNNNPDPAAVFPPVPSPGAKDTAISDKSPVNLGVGEDSSDAKNSNTADSKDKEYSARVENVPTASSKPFTEYDSSSNSAVKNEGIFDSPSPDKDEILPPVLTSEESYVPKDEMPTLHASTNLPDSMTTTSSYSNEMNLKYPGGYLSQIEVAIDAIKMEPGLQSSDENSTSEPANKPNLSESSAPRPESPTSFNRQPVASSPSPIPYSHIPPESPRQSMDQNPDKSSQSVLLPTYIYNENERGDKTLNPTGVPPGSLNLAQHHSAYNPYYHFPPHPHADKMEPSPYLGPSALQMEPQDLKIKQEVIPPDQRPPSVDPLQSLKEVKVPGYSNTSISQPLLPTTTSSAISLNAMESSQHPVSNRSDSNSPYMSNVPSEDIKKESESFNSARVSTPLKSPSLNLSKLSNDIPRNLSPKLSHTPPYQSAPLTTQTSTRTPSSSPISTSTAGPLVAHASQQSSPLNRSSPAHLAHPHAYMPPMHPHQHYLQHSLLAAAAAAHAASVHPPYSHHPYPYPYPFAYGPYPIPQPIPPPRPLENQKREIEGPTTLMTAHHSSSSSSSVTTRSLRDEDSNVHSQEITQTHHHSSSHHASIHHHNEKQTISHSTSSSSSASVQHKVKRSSSPQHSSSTCHVSATLSQSTSSSVSTNHGQSTHHSHHHQHTHHHQSSSGERLSPLMNMPMSLGPGAVMPPTHHSGLSLPGLPPPPSGSLEALRAHAHTAANMHSPLQLQPSPHRPPDEDDIPSPTNHIPKGPSPEPKIEDSECHRSQSAIFLRHWNRGDYNSCARTDLTFKPVPDSKLARKREERIRKQAEKEREEREKNQARKITTPDKPETAKPPSRGPIETITSPYDRFARGTPYGDTPALRQLSEYARPHTGFSPVALQRSAASLGLPPHCIDPMLQYQLNSMYGPTPRDRIELEQIEREKQLREREIREMKEKEFNDRLRDELIRSATGSRIPNPMDPHWMDISRRFTAVHPFGLYATGQPASLSPLERERLERLGIPTIGNGGSAALALGAGAGLGPPSVAQLEAAERLALATDPMVRLQMAGISPEYHAHSQHAHTHAHTHLHVHPGQQSHSQAAQQSTIPDSPAFSLAGTAAGPYPRPGLIPREASMALHHPSELLPRPYADQLMHSAAAQEHLQRQMILERERYAHPAALIQQQQEDLLRKLYLM; encoded by the exons ATGGGTTCTACTCAAGGAGAAATACGTGTTGGACCATCTCATCAG GCCAAGTTACCGGATAATCGTTTGAACGGAACTGATTCGAGTCCTGATCCAGAATTTAGTAAAGAAAGAGAAGAAATAAGATGGGTTCCCAGCATGGCTTTGGACGGCGATCTCGTCATGTATTTGAGAGCTGCAAGATCAATGGCTGCATTCGCCGGTATGTGTGATGGTGGCTCTGCTGAAGACGGATGTATTGCGGCTTCAAGAGATGGCACTACAATCAATGCCATGGATGTG ttaCATGATTCTAATTACGACCCTGGTAAAGCCCTACAAGCATTGGTGAAATGCCCTGTTCCTAAAAGCATCGAGAAAAAATGGACTGAAGAAGAAACT AAACGTTTTGTCAAAGGATTACGTCAATTCGGCAAAAATTTCTTCCGAATTAAAAAAGATTTACTCCCTCATAAAGATACG CCCGAATTGgtagaattttattatttatggaAAAAGACTCCCGGTGCCAATAACAATCGACCGCATAGACGTCGACGACAAGGATCATTGCGACGGAATCGAAATACTCGTAACACCAGAGGAGGCACTCCGAAAGAAGAAGTCTCAA GTAATAGCTCAAGGCCATCTCCAAGTTCTAAAGATCAAG GCGAGGCCAGTTCAGGAAGTGACGACGACAATGATAATTCCTACGACGATTCGGATTCCCGAGAAAACGGTGGTTACCGTTGTCAACATTGCTTTACAACAA GTTCTCGAGATTGGTTACATGCGCCTAATGGTCCAAAACAAGGAGCTTTGCTTTGCTACAACTGCCGTACTTATTATAAACAATACGGTGAATTACCACCGGCCAATCGAAGTGAAACGTATTTATTCCAACCTGTGCAAAATGAATCCCCCGAAGGTTCGCCTGGCCGAATGAGGACGAGAAATAAGGCGAAAGAAACG CCCACGAAAGAAAAATCCACCAAAGCCAAACGAAGTGAAACCACCACACCGGAGCCTGaaagtgataaaaaattcagtaattcGACCGCTGATTGTAAATCCCCCAGTAATGTTAATTCACCCAGCGATAAATCGAAAAGAAAG AGTAAACCTGAACAAAGTTCTAGCCGTAAACGAACCAACATCATGCAATCAGATAGTGCTCCGAAACGTAAACGAGGTCCCGATAGCGGTTCCGGTGAATCGGATAGCGAGTCTTTGCTCGACGAAGTTGACTCAAACAGCCCTGCTcaaaatgtcgaagaaaaaccAAAGTCTGAAATTCCAGTTGCGCCTCCATTGTTACCAATTGCAGAATTAGCTAGGCAAGACGAAACCGATGTCAAAAATAATAACCCTGATCCAGCTGCTGTCTTTCCTCCTGTACCATCTCCTGGCGCCAAAGATACCGCAATTTCTGATAAATCTCCGGTGAATTTAGGTGTCGGCGAAGACAGCTCCGAtgcgaaaaattcgaatacagcCGATTCCAAGGATAAAGAATATTCTGCCAGAGTGGAAAACGTACCAACAGCATCGAGCAAACCGTTCACCGAATACGATAGTTCGTCGAATTCGGCGGTTAAAAACGAAGGTATATTTGATTCTCCTTCGCCAgacaaagatgaaattttacccCCTGTATTGACTTCCGAAGAAAGCTACGTACCCAAAGATGAAATGCCTACTTTACACGCCAGCACAAATCTGCCCGATTCGATGACCACAACTTCGTCGTATTCGAACGAAATGAATTTGAAGTATCCGGGCGGTTACCTTTCGCAAATAGAAGTAGCCATAGATGCGATTAAAATGGAACCTGGTTTGCAATCCAGTGATGAAAATAGTACCTCGGAACCGGCGAATAAACCGAATTTATCCGAATCGTCTGCACCTCGTCCTGAATCGCCGACATCGTTCAACCGTCAACCTGTAGCCTCGTCTCCGTCTCCTATACCGTATTCTCACATTCCTCCCGAGTCGCCGAGACAATCGATGGATCAGAATCCAGATAAATCTTCGCAATCGGTGCTGTTACCAACTtatatttataatgaaaacgaAAGAGGCGACAAAACGTTGAATCCTACCGGTGTACCGCCCGGATCGTTGAATTTGGCTCAACATCATTCCGCCTATAATCCTTATTATCATTTTCCACCGCATCCTCACGCTGATAAAATGGAACCGTCTCCTTATCTAG GCCCTAGTGCTCTGCAAATGGAACCTCAAGATTTGAAGATAAAACAAGAGGTTATACCACCCGATCAACGACCTCCATCCGTTGATCCTTTACAATCGTTGAAAGAAGTTAAAGTACCGGGTTACTCGAATACATCTATTTCACAGCCGCTTTTACCGACCACTACGAGCTCCGCTATATCGCTGAACGCGATGGAATCATCGCAGCATCCAGTGAGCAACAGGTCGGATTCCAATTCACCGTACATGTCTAACGTACCCAGCGAAGATATCAAAAAGGAATCCGAATCATTCAACTCGGCCAGAGTATCAACACCTCTGAAATCTCCGAGTTTGAATTTATCGAAATTATCCAACGATATTCCTCGTAACCTGTCTCCAAAACTATCCCACACTCCGCCCTATCAATCGGCTCCGTTAACTACGCAGACATCGACTCGAACACCTTCGTCGTCTCCAATCAGTACTTCAACGGCTGGCCCTCTGGTAGCTCACGCGTCTCAACAATCCTCTCCGTTGAATCGTTCTTCGCCCGCTCATCTGGCTCATCCTCATGCCTATATGCCGCCCATGCACCCGCATCAGCATTATCTACAGCATTCTCTTCTGGCTGCGGCAGCTGCAGCTCATGCTGCATCCGTACATCCTCCTTATTCGCATCATCCGTATCCGTATCCGTATCCTTTTGCGTACGGTCCGTATCCTATACCTCAACCTATTCCTCCGCCTAGACCGCTAGAGAACCAAAAACGTGAAATCGAAGGACCTACTACACTGATGACCGCACATCATTCGTCATCTTCATCTTCGTCCGTTACTACAAGATCGTTACGAGACGAAGATTCGAATGTGCATTCGCAAGAGATAACTCAAACTCATCACCATTCTTCGTCACATCACGCTTCCATTCATCATCATAACGAAAAACAGACGATCTCGCATTCGACTAGTTCGAGTAGCTCGGCATCGGTGCAGCATAAAGTGAAAAGGAGTTCTAGTCCTCAG CATTCATCTTCTACCTGTCACGTTTCGGCAACTTTATCGCAGTCTACTTCATCATCAGTGTCTACTAATCATGGTCAAAGTACTCATCACAGTCATCACCACCAGCATACTCAtcatcatcaatcatcatctGGTGAACGTTTATCGCCACTGATGAATATGCCGATGTCATTAG GACCTGGGGCTGTTATGCCACCGACTCATCATTCAGGCCTTTCGTTGCCTGGATTACCTCCACCGCCTTCTGGTTCCCTAGAAGCTCTGCGAGCTCATGCTCATACAGCTGCTAATATGCATTCGCCGTTACAGTTACAGCCTTCTCCTCACA GACCTCCGGATGAAGATGATATACCCAGTCCGACGAATCATATACCAAAAGGACCATCACCGGAGCCGAAAATCGAAGATAGCGAATGTCATCGTAGTCAAAGTGCAAT ATTTTTACGTCATTGGAATCGAGGCGATTATAATTCCTGCGCTCGTACAGATCTCACATTTAAACCAGTGCCTGATTCGAAATTGGCTCGTAAACGAGAAGAACGCATTAGAAAACAAGCGGAGAAAGAACGAGAAGAAAGGGAGAAAAATCAAGCT AGAAAAATTACCACTCCGGATAAGCCAGAAACGGCCAAACCTCCGTCTCGTGGTCCCATCGAAACAATCACCTCACCTTACGATCGTTTCGCTCGTGGTACTCCGTACGGCGATACGCCAGCGTTGAGACAGTTGAGCGAATACGCAAGACCTCATACTGGTTTTTCACCTGTAGCGTTACAGCGTTCGGCTGCTTCTCTTGGGCTACCGCCGCATTGTATAGATCCTATGTTACAATATCAGCTCAATAGTATGTACGGACCAACGCCTCGAGATAG AATCGAACTGGAACAAATAGAACGCGAAAAACAGCTTCGTGAACGTGAAATTCGAGAAATGAAAGAGAAAGAATTCAATGATCGGCTTAGAGACGAGCTTATAAGATCAGCCACCGGGTCTAGGATCCCTAATCCTATGGATCCTCATTGGATGGATATATCAAGAAG ATTCACCGCAGTACATCCATTTGGACTCTACGCTACCGGACAACCCGCCAGTTTGTCGCCACTGGAAAGGGAACGACTCGAAAGATTAG GTATTCCGACCATTGGGAATGGTGGATCGGCGGCGTTAGCTCTTGGCGCCGGGGCTGGTTTGGGGCCGCCGTCGGTTGCGCAATTAGAAGCGGCGGAACGGTTGGCTTTGGCCACGGATCCTATGGTGCGTTTACAAATGGCCGGTATATCGCCGGAGTATCACGCTCACTCGCAGCACGCCCACACACACGCGCATACCCATTTACACGTGCATCCGGGACAGCAGTCTCACTCTCAAGCTGCTCAGCAGTCCACAATCCCCGATAGTCCTGCGTTTTCTTTAGCAG GAACAGCTGCCGGACCTTATCCTAGGCCTGGTTTGATTCCAAGAGAAGCTTCTATGGCGTTGCATCATCCCTCAGAATTATTACCCCGTCCATACGCCGATCAATTGATGCATTCG GCGGCGGCTCAAGAACACTTACAAAGACAAATGATCTTGGAACGTGAACGATACGCTCATCCTGCTGCGTTGATTCAACAACAACAAGAGGACCTTTTAAG
- the LOC135835266 gene encoding arginine-glutamic acid dipeptide repeats protein-like isoform X1, whose amino-acid sequence MGSTQGEIRVGPSHQAKLPDNRLNGTDSSPDPEFSKEREEIRWVPSMALDGDLVMYLRAARSMAAFAGMCDGGSAEDGCIAASRDGTTINAMDVLHDSNYDPGKALQALVKCPVPKSIEKKWTEEETKRFVKGLRQFGKNFFRIKKDLLPHKDTPELVEFYYLWKKTPGANNNRPHRRRRQGSLRRNRNTRNTRGGTPKEEVSSNSSRPSPSSKDQGEASSGSDDDNDNSYDDSDSRENGGYRCQHCFTTSSRDWLHAPNGPKQGALLCYNCRTYYKQYGELPPANRSETYLFQPVQNESPEGSPGRMRTRNKAKETPTKEKSTKAKRSETTTPEPESDKKFSNSTADCKSPSNVNSPSDKSKRKSKPEQSSSRKRTNIMQSDSAPKRKRGPDSGSGESDSESLLDEVDSNSPAQNVEEKPKSEIPVAPPLLPIAELARQDETDVKNNNPDPAAVFPPVPSPGAKDTAISDKSPVNLGVGEDSSDAKNSNTADSKDKEYSARVENVPTASSKPFTEYDSSSNSAVKNEGIFDSPSPDKDEILPPVLTSEESYVPKDEMPTLHASTNLPDSMTTTSSYSNEMNLKYPGGYLSQIEVAIDAIKMEPGLQSSDENSTSEPANKPNLSESSAPRPESPTSFNRQPVASSPSPIPYSHIPPESPRQSMDQNPDKSSQSVLLPTYIYNENERGDKTLNPTGVPPGSLNLAQHHSAYNPYYHFPPHPHADKMEPSPYLGPSALQMEPQDLKIKQEVIPPDQRPPSVDPLQSLKEVKVPGYSNTSISQPLLPTTTSSAISLNAMESSQHPVSNRSDSNSPYMSNVPSEDIKKESESFNSARVSTPLKSPSLNLSKLSNDIPRNLSPKLSHTPPYQSAPLTTQTSTRTPSSSPISTSTAGPLVAHASQQSSPLNRSSPAHLAHPHAYMPPMHPHQHYLQHSLLAAAAAAHAASVHPPYSHHPYPYPYPFAYGPYPIPQPIPPPRPLENQKREIEGPTTLMTAHHSSSSSSSVTTRSLRDEDSNVHSQEITQTHHHSSSHHASIHHHNEKQTISHSTSSSSSASVQHKVKRSSSPQHSSSTCHVSATLSQSTSSSVSTNHGQSTHHSHHHQHTHHHQSSSGERLSPLMNMPMSLGPGAVMPPTHHSGLSLPGLPPPPSGSLEALRAHAHTAANMHSPLQLQPSPHRPPDEDDIPSPTNHIPKGPSPEPKIEDSECHRSQSAIFLRHWNRGDYNSCARTDLTFKPVPDSKLARKREERIRKQAEKEREEREKNQARKITTPDKPETAKPPSRGPIETITSPYDRFARGTPYGDTPALRQLSEYARPHTGFSPVALQRSAASLGLPPHCIDPMLQYQLNSMYGPTPRDRIELEQIEREKQLREREIREMKEKEFNDRLRDELIRSATGSRIPNPMDPHWMDISRRFTAVHPFGLYATGQPASLSPLERERLERLGIPTIGNGGSAALALGAGAGLGPPSVAQLEAAERLALATDPMVRLQMAGISPEYHAHSQHAHTHAHTHLHVHPGQQSHSQAAQQSTIPDSPAFSLAGTAAGPYPRPGLIPREASMALHHPSELLPRPYADQLMHSAAAQEHLQRQMILERERYAHPAALIQQQQEDLLRQQKIRTLEEAARASRP is encoded by the exons ATGGGTTCTACTCAAGGAGAAATACGTGTTGGACCATCTCATCAG GCCAAGTTACCGGATAATCGTTTGAACGGAACTGATTCGAGTCCTGATCCAGAATTTAGTAAAGAAAGAGAAGAAATAAGATGGGTTCCCAGCATGGCTTTGGACGGCGATCTCGTCATGTATTTGAGAGCTGCAAGATCAATGGCTGCATTCGCCGGTATGTGTGATGGTGGCTCTGCTGAAGACGGATGTATTGCGGCTTCAAGAGATGGCACTACAATCAATGCCATGGATGTG ttaCATGATTCTAATTACGACCCTGGTAAAGCCCTACAAGCATTGGTGAAATGCCCTGTTCCTAAAAGCATCGAGAAAAAATGGACTGAAGAAGAAACT AAACGTTTTGTCAAAGGATTACGTCAATTCGGCAAAAATTTCTTCCGAATTAAAAAAGATTTACTCCCTCATAAAGATACG CCCGAATTGgtagaattttattatttatggaAAAAGACTCCCGGTGCCAATAACAATCGACCGCATAGACGTCGACGACAAGGATCATTGCGACGGAATCGAAATACTCGTAACACCAGAGGAGGCACTCCGAAAGAAGAAGTCTCAA GTAATAGCTCAAGGCCATCTCCAAGTTCTAAAGATCAAG GCGAGGCCAGTTCAGGAAGTGACGACGACAATGATAATTCCTACGACGATTCGGATTCCCGAGAAAACGGTGGTTACCGTTGTCAACATTGCTTTACAACAA GTTCTCGAGATTGGTTACATGCGCCTAATGGTCCAAAACAAGGAGCTTTGCTTTGCTACAACTGCCGTACTTATTATAAACAATACGGTGAATTACCACCGGCCAATCGAAGTGAAACGTATTTATTCCAACCTGTGCAAAATGAATCCCCCGAAGGTTCGCCTGGCCGAATGAGGACGAGAAATAAGGCGAAAGAAACG CCCACGAAAGAAAAATCCACCAAAGCCAAACGAAGTGAAACCACCACACCGGAGCCTGaaagtgataaaaaattcagtaattcGACCGCTGATTGTAAATCCCCCAGTAATGTTAATTCACCCAGCGATAAATCGAAAAGAAAG AGTAAACCTGAACAAAGTTCTAGCCGTAAACGAACCAACATCATGCAATCAGATAGTGCTCCGAAACGTAAACGAGGTCCCGATAGCGGTTCCGGTGAATCGGATAGCGAGTCTTTGCTCGACGAAGTTGACTCAAACAGCCCTGCTcaaaatgtcgaagaaaaaccAAAGTCTGAAATTCCAGTTGCGCCTCCATTGTTACCAATTGCAGAATTAGCTAGGCAAGACGAAACCGATGTCAAAAATAATAACCCTGATCCAGCTGCTGTCTTTCCTCCTGTACCATCTCCTGGCGCCAAAGATACCGCAATTTCTGATAAATCTCCGGTGAATTTAGGTGTCGGCGAAGACAGCTCCGAtgcgaaaaattcgaatacagcCGATTCCAAGGATAAAGAATATTCTGCCAGAGTGGAAAACGTACCAACAGCATCGAGCAAACCGTTCACCGAATACGATAGTTCGTCGAATTCGGCGGTTAAAAACGAAGGTATATTTGATTCTCCTTCGCCAgacaaagatgaaattttacccCCTGTATTGACTTCCGAAGAAAGCTACGTACCCAAAGATGAAATGCCTACTTTACACGCCAGCACAAATCTGCCCGATTCGATGACCACAACTTCGTCGTATTCGAACGAAATGAATTTGAAGTATCCGGGCGGTTACCTTTCGCAAATAGAAGTAGCCATAGATGCGATTAAAATGGAACCTGGTTTGCAATCCAGTGATGAAAATAGTACCTCGGAACCGGCGAATAAACCGAATTTATCCGAATCGTCTGCACCTCGTCCTGAATCGCCGACATCGTTCAACCGTCAACCTGTAGCCTCGTCTCCGTCTCCTATACCGTATTCTCACATTCCTCCCGAGTCGCCGAGACAATCGATGGATCAGAATCCAGATAAATCTTCGCAATCGGTGCTGTTACCAACTtatatttataatgaaaacgaAAGAGGCGACAAAACGTTGAATCCTACCGGTGTACCGCCCGGATCGTTGAATTTGGCTCAACATCATTCCGCCTATAATCCTTATTATCATTTTCCACCGCATCCTCACGCTGATAAAATGGAACCGTCTCCTTATCTAG GCCCTAGTGCTCTGCAAATGGAACCTCAAGATTTGAAGATAAAACAAGAGGTTATACCACCCGATCAACGACCTCCATCCGTTGATCCTTTACAATCGTTGAAAGAAGTTAAAGTACCGGGTTACTCGAATACATCTATTTCACAGCCGCTTTTACCGACCACTACGAGCTCCGCTATATCGCTGAACGCGATGGAATCATCGCAGCATCCAGTGAGCAACAGGTCGGATTCCAATTCACCGTACATGTCTAACGTACCCAGCGAAGATATCAAAAAGGAATCCGAATCATTCAACTCGGCCAGAGTATCAACACCTCTGAAATCTCCGAGTTTGAATTTATCGAAATTATCCAACGATATTCCTCGTAACCTGTCTCCAAAACTATCCCACACTCCGCCCTATCAATCGGCTCCGTTAACTACGCAGACATCGACTCGAACACCTTCGTCGTCTCCAATCAGTACTTCAACGGCTGGCCCTCTGGTAGCTCACGCGTCTCAACAATCCTCTCCGTTGAATCGTTCTTCGCCCGCTCATCTGGCTCATCCTCATGCCTATATGCCGCCCATGCACCCGCATCAGCATTATCTACAGCATTCTCTTCTGGCTGCGGCAGCTGCAGCTCATGCTGCATCCGTACATCCTCCTTATTCGCATCATCCGTATCCGTATCCGTATCCTTTTGCGTACGGTCCGTATCCTATACCTCAACCTATTCCTCCGCCTAGACCGCTAGAGAACCAAAAACGTGAAATCGAAGGACCTACTACACTGATGACCGCACATCATTCGTCATCTTCATCTTCGTCCGTTACTACAAGATCGTTACGAGACGAAGATTCGAATGTGCATTCGCAAGAGATAACTCAAACTCATCACCATTCTTCGTCACATCACGCTTCCATTCATCATCATAACGAAAAACAGACGATCTCGCATTCGACTAGTTCGAGTAGCTCGGCATCGGTGCAGCATAAAGTGAAAAGGAGTTCTAGTCCTCAG CATTCATCTTCTACCTGTCACGTTTCGGCAACTTTATCGCAGTCTACTTCATCATCAGTGTCTACTAATCATGGTCAAAGTACTCATCACAGTCATCACCACCAGCATACTCAtcatcatcaatcatcatctGGTGAACGTTTATCGCCACTGATGAATATGCCGATGTCATTAG GACCTGGGGCTGTTATGCCACCGACTCATCATTCAGGCCTTTCGTTGCCTGGATTACCTCCACCGCCTTCTGGTTCCCTAGAAGCTCTGCGAGCTCATGCTCATACAGCTGCTAATATGCATTCGCCGTTACAGTTACAGCCTTCTCCTCACA GACCTCCGGATGAAGATGATATACCCAGTCCGACGAATCATATACCAAAAGGACCATCACCGGAGCCGAAAATCGAAGATAGCGAATGTCATCGTAGTCAAAGTGCAAT ATTTTTACGTCATTGGAATCGAGGCGATTATAATTCCTGCGCTCGTACAGATCTCACATTTAAACCAGTGCCTGATTCGAAATTGGCTCGTAAACGAGAAGAACGCATTAGAAAACAAGCGGAGAAAGAACGAGAAGAAAGGGAGAAAAATCAAGCT AGAAAAATTACCACTCCGGATAAGCCAGAAACGGCCAAACCTCCGTCTCGTGGTCCCATCGAAACAATCACCTCACCTTACGATCGTTTCGCTCGTGGTACTCCGTACGGCGATACGCCAGCGTTGAGACAGTTGAGCGAATACGCAAGACCTCATACTGGTTTTTCACCTGTAGCGTTACAGCGTTCGGCTGCTTCTCTTGGGCTACCGCCGCATTGTATAGATCCTATGTTACAATATCAGCTCAATAGTATGTACGGACCAACGCCTCGAGATAG AATCGAACTGGAACAAATAGAACGCGAAAAACAGCTTCGTGAACGTGAAATTCGAGAAATGAAAGAGAAAGAATTCAATGATCGGCTTAGAGACGAGCTTATAAGATCAGCCACCGGGTCTAGGATCCCTAATCCTATGGATCCTCATTGGATGGATATATCAAGAAG ATTCACCGCAGTACATCCATTTGGACTCTACGCTACCGGACAACCCGCCAGTTTGTCGCCACTGGAAAGGGAACGACTCGAAAGATTAG GTATTCCGACCATTGGGAATGGTGGATCGGCGGCGTTAGCTCTTGGCGCCGGGGCTGGTTTGGGGCCGCCGTCGGTTGCGCAATTAGAAGCGGCGGAACGGTTGGCTTTGGCCACGGATCCTATGGTGCGTTTACAAATGGCCGGTATATCGCCGGAGTATCACGCTCACTCGCAGCACGCCCACACACACGCGCATACCCATTTACACGTGCATCCGGGACAGCAGTCTCACTCTCAAGCTGCTCAGCAGTCCACAATCCCCGATAGTCCTGCGTTTTCTTTAGCAG GAACAGCTGCCGGACCTTATCCTAGGCCTGGTTTGATTCCAAGAGAAGCTTCTATGGCGTTGCATCATCCCTCAGAATTATTACCCCGTCCATACGCCGATCAATTGATGCATTCG GCGGCGGCTCAAGAACACTTACAAAGACAAATGATCTTGGAACGTGAACGATACGCTCATCCTGCTGCGTTGATTCAACAACAACAAGAGGACCTTTTAAG